The Archangium primigenium genomic interval GGCGTGCTCGCCGCCGAGGTGTGCGAGGACATCTGGAGCCCGGATGGGCCCATGCGCCGGCGCACCTACTCGGGCGCGGAGGTGGTGGTGAACCTGTCCGCCTCGCCCTTCCGGGTGGGGCAGTCGGACACGCGCCGCGAGCAGATCGCCACGCGCGCGGCCGACTTCCAGTGCACCATCGCCTACTCCAACGCGCTGGGCAGCAACGACGGCCTCATCTTCGACGGCGGCGGCTACATCAACCAGAACGGCAAGCCCGTGGCCGAGGAGACGCGCTTCCGGGAGGGCTACGCCACGGCGGTGGTGGACCTGGACCGCACGCTGCGCCTGCGCACGGAGAACACCACCTGGCGGAGTGACCACGAGTCCTGGGTGAACGCGCACGGCACGCGCGTGCCCGTCCTCGACTGCACCCCGGTGGTCACTACCCGGCGCGAGGGCCTGCGCTACCCCGTGCCCTCGCACGGCAGCTTCTTCCTGCCCTCGCCCGACACGCGCCGCACCGCCCGCGTGGCGCTGTGCGAGGACATCCTCGACGCGCTGAGCCTGGGCGTGGGCGACTACTTCGAGAAGACGCGCGCCTTCAAGGTGATTGGCATCGCGCTGTCCGGCGGCCGGGACTCGCTGCTCACGCTGCTCGTGGCGCACCGCTACGCCAAACGCGCCCGGCCCGAGGACCCCGGCAGCCTCCTGCGCGCCTTCTACATGCCCAGCCGCTACTCCAGCGACGCCACGCGCGATGCCGCGGAGAGCATCGCGCGCGACCTGGGCGTGCCCTTCCAGGTGGTGCCCATCGAGGAGGCGTTCGACCGGGAGTTGGAGATCGCGCGCACCATGCTCGCCGGCGGCGAGGTGACGCCCATCACCGAGCAGAACATCCAGGCGCGGCTGCGCGCCCAGCGCATGTGGAACTGGTCCAACTCGAGCAGCGGCCTGTTCCTGCAGACGGGCAACATGAGCGAGCGCGCCGTGGGCTACACCACCATCGGCGGGGACCTGATGGGCGCGCTCGCCGTCATCGCCAACGTGCCCAAGACGGTGGTCATGTTCCTCTTGGACTACCTGCTCGAGCAGACCGGCTACGAGGGCATCCGCAAGGTGCTGGCCAAGCCGGCCGGGCCGGAGCTGGCGCACAACCAGGTGGGCGAGGAGGAGCTGATGCCCTTTCCCATCCTCGACGCGTGCTTCTTCCTCTTCGCGGGCGAGAAGCTCGTGCCCGCGGAGATGTTCGACGCGCTCGCGGCCATGTTCCCCCAGGTGGAGCCCGAACGGCTCCGGGGCTACGTGGAGAAGTTCAGCCGCCTCTTCCTCCAGTCCATCTACAAGTGGGTGCAGGCGCCGCTCTCCCTGCACATCGGCAACCTGGACCTGGATCGCGAGCGCGCCCTGCAACTGCCGGTCGTCACCAGCAGCGATTGGACGCGCGGCTGAGTGGCCGCATGCCTCCCGAGAGGGGAGGCGACCTGCCTTCCGGGGGACCCGCGGAGCCTTGCCGCGTGTCCAGCCCGGAACGAACTTCCCGTCACCCACACGACGGTTGGAGGTTCGGATGAAAGGCAAGATTCTGGCGGGGCTCGTGACGGCGATTTTCTACAGCGGCGCCGCCCTGGCCGGTGATGACGTGATGAAGCAGCAGCAGGGGGATTTGCAGGCGTCGCCGGACGGAATGAACGGCGCGGACTTCCAGCACAAGGAGCTCGGGGACTCGCGCATCCTGCCGCCCGACCAGGTGGGGATTGGGGGCTCGGGCCAGGCGGTCGCCCCGGCCGTGAAGCCTCCGCCGCCGGGCGCGCCCGCGGCCCAGGGCCAGACCCTGTTCTGCACGCCGGTCCAAGGCACGGGCGGCGCGGGCTTCCAGGAGCAGGCGCCGCTGCCGCCTCCTCCCCCGCCGCTGCACGAGCATGAGCACTCGTCGCTCCAGCGCGACTTCGACGAGCGGGCCGCCATCGGGGGCTCCGGCTACGACGTGAAGGAGAGCGAGCGGTGGCGCGAGACGGACAAGGAGAAGGCGCCCAAGGATCAGGGCCAGCGCAAGGGTGACATGCGCGGCCTCACGGTGCTCATCGGCGGCGGCGTCGAGGGCTACACCGGCGGTCTGGCTCCCGAGGTGCGTCCCGGCGCGGCGCTCGGCGTGACGGCGGCGCTCAAGCCCTCGAAGGTGCTCGGCATCGAGGTGGGCTACTCCGGCGCGGTGAACAACCTGCGTGAGGACGCGGGCGGCAGCGGCCCGGACATCATCCGCAACGGTGGCCAGGCGGCCCTGACGCTCGGCCTGACGGCCAGCCCCGTGCAGCCCTACGTGCTGGGCGGCATCGGCCTGAACCGCTACAACGTCCGCAACGGCGACGCGCTGGGCTTCCGCAGCGACACCAACGCCAACGTGCCGGTGGGTGGCGGTCTGCGCACGCACATCGGTGATTTCACCGCCGACGCCCGCATCAACTACAACTTCCTCGTGAACAACGACTTCGCGCCGGTGGCCGCGGACACGTGGACGGGCCGCTACACGGGCACCATCAACCTGGGCGGTACCTTCTAGGCCTCTCCCGGACTGACGAGGGCAGGACACTCCGCGGCGCGGTGCTCCACTCGAGCATCGCGCCGCGTCTTTTTCGCCGGTTCCCATGCGGCGTGAGGCGAGCCCGGGCATTAAGGTGGGCGCCTTTTCTCCAGGAGCAGGCACATGAGCTTGAAGACCGAGGACACGAAGGTGGGCACCGGGGCCGAGGCCACGGCGGGCAAGTCGGTGACGGTGCACTACGTGGGCACGCTCACCACGGGCGCGAAGTTCGACAGCAGCCGGGATCGCGGTCAGGGCTTCACCTTCCGCCTGGGGGCCGGTCAGGTCATCCAGGGGTGGGACCAGGGCGTGGCCGGCATGAAGGTGGGCGGGGTGCGCAAGCTCACCATCCCGCCGGAGCTGGGCTATGGGGCCCGGGGTTACCCGCCGGTCATTCCGCCCAACTCCACGCTCGTTTTCGAGGTGGAACTGCTGGACGTCCGTTAGGAGGACACCCATGGCCACTCAAGAAATCACCAAGGACAATTTCAAGGACATGGTGTCCAAGCAGGGCATCGTCATTCTCGACTGGTGGGCGGCCTGGTGTGGTCCCTGCCGCGCCTTCGCGCCCACCTTCGAGAAGGCGGCGGGCACCCACGCGGACATCGTCTTCGGGAAGATCGACACGGACGCGCAGCCCGAGCTGTCCGGTGCGTTCGAGATCCGCTCCATCCCCACGCTCATGGTCTTCCGCGACGGCATCATGCTGTTCAACCAGCCCGGGGCGCTGCCGGCTCCGGCCCTGGACGACCTCATCAAGCAGGTGCGGGCGCTGGACATGGACACGGTGCGCAAGGAAGTCGAGGCGCAGCGGGCCGCCAAGGAGCCTCAGGCCTGACCTGACGGACCCGGGGGCGGGGCGAGACCCGCCTCAACCCCGATGCACGCGGGGCCGTTCTGGGGCAGGCTCGGCGCATGACGTGGGCCCGGGTGCGCGACTGGTGGCGAGGCAGGACGGCTCAGCCCCTGCGTCCTTTCCTCGAGTGGTTGAGCCGCAGTCCGTTGCTGCTCGTGCTCCAGCTCCTGGTGCTGTGCCTGGTGTGGGGCACGTTCGACGTGCTGGGCCTCTCGAGCCTCTTCTTCCATGACGTGCCCCGGGTGACGTTCGTCGCGGGGTTCATGGCGGCGATGGTGCTCGGCCAGTTGTGCTTCGTCGGCTATCTGCTCGACGCGGACGAGTCCTGGGCCCTGGCCGCGCGAGGCGTGAAGCGCGCCGGACAGCCCCCCACGTTGGGGTGGTACCTGTTCCGCACGGGCATCTACCCCGTGCTGCTCGCCGTGTTGAGCGTGCCGGGCTTCACCCGACGGCACTTCGCCTTCCTCTTCGGAATCCTGGCGGCGCTGGGCACCATGGTGCTCATCACCCGGGGCACCGAGGCCCTGCAGCGCTGGAGCACGACGGGCTGGTCCTCGCACCGTCGGCTGCGGCGCATCCGGGCGCTGCTGTTCCGCCGTCGGCCCACCCACATCGTGGTGCTGCACGTGTTGCAGGCGTGGCTCTTGGGGCTCTTCGTGGCCGGCTACCTGGTGGTGGCGCTGACCGTGGCGATCACCGGCTACCCGGGGTGGGTGTCACCCGCGGTGGTCATCTGCGTGGCCATGGGCCTGGTGGGCGCCTCCTATGGGGCCCTGCGCTTCTTCTTCGCCGAGCGCTACCTGGGCTCCGTCCTCTTGGTGGGCACGGCGGTGTTGTTCTTCGGGCGCGCCTGCGCGGACATCTCCGTCTACGACGAGCTGACCCAGCCCCACACGCCCGCCTACGCCGTCTCGAGCCTGAAGCCGCCCGCCGAGGCGGGGCTGCTGGGCGACGAGGCGGTGCTCGACGCCTGGCTCGCGGGCATGTGGGAGGCGCCGCCCGCGGGGGCGCCGTGGCGCACGCCGGACGAGGCCCCGCCGACGGTGGAGGCGCGCTGCGGCGGTGGGGAGGCCCGGCCCCGGCTGGCGCTGGTGGCCACGAGCGGGGGCGGCATTCGCGCCGCGGCGTGGACGGCGCATGTGCTCGCGCGGCTCCAGGGCCCCGAGGGCGTGCCCGACTTCCACCGCTATGTGCGCCTGGTCACGGGGGCCTCGGGTGGCATGGTGGGGGCGGGCACCTGGGTGACGGGCCTGGAGCGCGAGGGCCTGCCCCGGCCGGAGTCCCTGCCGGAGATGATGGAGCGGGACAGCCTCTCGGCGGCGGCCATCGCGCTGCTCTTGCCCTTCGGGTTGGACCGGGGGCGCTCCTTGGAGCGGGCCTGGGTGGACTTCACGGACGGGCGACTCGGACGCTCCTTCGCGTCCCTCCAGCCCGGGGAGCGCGCCGGGTGGCTGCCCTCGCTCGTGTACTCGCCGATGATCGTGGAGGACGGTCGGCGCCTGCTGGTGAGCAACCTGGACCTGATGGGGCTCACCTCGTCGGAGGGGAGCCTGCTGACGGTGGAGCATGGGGGCGACCAGCGCCCGGCGGAGACGCGCTCCCGGCTGTCCCTCTCCAGCGTGCAGCTCTTCCAGCTCTTCCCCCAGGCCCAGCCGCGCTTCACCGTGGCCTCCGCGGCGCGCATGAGCGCGTCCTTCCCCTTCATGAGCCCGGCGAGCACCCTGCCCACCGCGCCCCGGGTGCGGATCGTGGACGCGGGCTACTACGACAACTATGGCGTGGACTTGGCCGTCATGTGGCTGCACGCCCACCGGGAGTGGATCCGCACGTGCACCTCCGGGGTGCTGCTGATTCAAATCCGCGATCACCTGGGCAACGGCCGGCGCGCCACGCTGCCCTCGTGGTTGGAGGACTCGCCGCGAGGGGGCGGGCTGACGTCTCCGGTGGAGGCGGTGCTCCGGGCGCGCGAGTCGAGCATGTCGTTTCGCAACGACGAGGTGCTCAGCGTGGTGCAGGACGAGCTCAACGTGTCCGAGCCGTGCTTCTTCACCACAGCCACCTTCGAGTTCAATGAGACCGCGCCCTTGAGCTGGGCCCTGACGAAGCAGGACACCACCCGGCTGCGGCACGCGGCGGACAGCGCCACGCTGGCCACCCAGGTGACGGCGGTGCGCGAGTGGCTCACCGCCAGTCCCGGGGCCCGGGCCCACGCCCTGCGGCATGGGCTGTGTCCCGGCCAGCGCGACGTCCTGCCCTGAGCCGCCTCAGTCGCAGGCGAGCACGGGCCTGAGGGCCGCGGCGAACTCCTCCTCGCCGGGATAGACGGGGTGGCGCACCCACGTGCGCGCCTCCACGCCGCCGCGCAGCAGGTGGGCGCCGCTCTCGGGCTCCACCGTCCACTCGGGCACGTCCCCCACCAGGTGCTCCACGCCCCACGGCGAGGCGCAGTCCTCCCAGTTCTCCTGGGACAGGTTGCCCCACGGGTAGCGCCGGCCGTCCGGCCCCCGCGCCGCCATCTCCCACTCGTCCGCCGTGGGCAGCCGCAGCGTCACCCCCTCCACCTGCGACAATTGCACACACAGGCGCTGGGCTTCCTTGTAGGCACCCAACCACACCTGCTCATGGTCAAGGGCGACACGGCTGGGTTGCGGCTGACCCATCCACTTCACCAGGAGGCGATCCACCGGAACCCGGGCGACGAAGAAGCCCCGGGCCCGCACGCGGCGGCTGGGGGGCGGGCCCACCAGGTGCTCCACGGGCGCCACCCAGCGCAGCGGCAGGCCCGAGCGGGCCAGGACATACTCGCCCTGCTCCTCCACCACGCCGTCGGGGAGCCGCTCCGGGCCCGGGCCGGTCTCCAGGGGCGTGCTGAGCGCGTGCAGGAGCAGGGAGGCCGCGTCCGTCACGGTCGGGGCGCCCACCAGCACCTGCCACAGCGGCTTGAGCGGATCCCTCCCGGGCACCGTGTCGGTGGGTTGCCGACGCTCCTGGAGGTAGCGGATGACCCCGTACCAGACCTGCTCCAGCAGCCGGCGCTCGCGCGGCGCGTCCACCTCCTGCAGCAGGGAGGGGGTGTCCGAGCCCTGCAAGAGGGGCAAGAGCTCGCGGGCGCGCAGCCGCGCGGCCGCCAGCGCCCCCGTCATGCGCACCTCCAGGTCGGCGTCGCGCAAGGCCGCCCGCAGCAGCCCCTCCACATGCGGGTGCGCGGTCGGCTCGCGCATGAGCCAGCGCAGCTCCTGACGCCTCTGTTCGAGCGTCGACAATCCCCGCGACAACACGGTTCCCTCCCGCGCCGAGGCCCCGGACGTGCCCAGACGCGGGTGGATTTGGACCCCCCAGCCCTTGTCGCCCGAGGCGTTCTGTCCCACGAGCGATTGGACCCGCAGCGTGTAGGGGCCAATCACCAGTTCATCCTCGAAGTGGACGACACACGGATGGTCCACGGGTTTGCCGTTGAGCCAGGTTCCGTTCTTCGAGTTCTCATCCAGCACAATGGTGGCTCCTTCAATGGCGACCAGTCGGCAGTGGGTGCGCGAGACGCTCCCGTTATCGAGGACGAGATCGTTCCCCGGGTCCCGGCCAATGGCGATTTCCCGCGCCGCCAGGGTCCCCGTCTGGGTGTTGCGATCTCCGATGAGCCCGACAGTGATGTTGAACACGCGTGCTCCTGGGTGGAGGAGGGCCAGTTCATCCGGCTGCCGTTATGACTTCCAAGCACGACGCATGCCAGGGCTGCTTTCCCAGGTTTATACCGTGACGTCAAAGACTTCCCGTGTTGTCTGGGTGTGAAGCGCCCGGGGGTCCGGGTCTCCTGATTTCCAATCACCCGGGAAATCTAACGCGCCACCACGCGGCCCCGGCCGGCCTGCTTCGCCTGGATGCAGGCCGCCTCGGCCGCATCCAACAAGTTTCCATAGGGCTCATGGGGACGCAGCATGGCCACGCCCACTGACACACTGCCCTGGAAGTCGCCCGCCTCCGAGGCGAAGCGCCGGTCGGCGAAGCGCCGCCGCACCCGCTCGGCCAGCCGCACGCCCATGTCCGCCGTCACCCCGTAGAGGCTCGCGGCGAAGGCGTCACCCTCCACCCGGCCGATGGGGCCCCGGCCATCCAGCGCCGCGGCGAACTCCTCCACCAGCGCGCCCAGGGCCACGTCCATGGCCTCGCGGCCGTGGGTGTCATTGCCTTCCTGGGTCTCGTCCAGGTCCACCCACAGCAGCGTGAGCGGCATCCGGGTGCCGTGCGCGTCGGAGACGCCGCGGGCCAGCAGGTGCTCGAAGTGGGGCCGCAGGTAGGCCCCGGTCTGAAGACATACCTGGAGGGCGCGCTCGCTCATGGCTCTGGCCTGGACACGTCAGTCGGACTTGCTCGAGGCGGCGCGTGTCTTGGCATGGGCCTTGTCGAAGCCCTCGTAGAAGCGCACCGCGTGCTCGCCCACCTTCTGCATGTGCTGGTTGTTGAGGTAGGCCGTCACCGGCGCCGCCACGAGGGGCATCGCCCGGCCGATCGTCCCCAGGCCGCCCTTCTTGAGCAGCACCTCGGCCACCTTGCCGAGCACCCGGGGCCCGGAGCGCTGCATGGGCCCCACGCCGGTGGAATAGCCATACAGGTCCAAGAGCTCGTGGGTCGCCCGCGCGCCCTTGAGGTTGACCTTGTAGAGCGTGGCCAGGTCCACGAGCAGGGTGAGCTGCAACCAGGCCATCACCGTGAGGTCCATGGGCAGACCCACGAGGCCAAACGCGCCGAAGACCCCCCCGGTCATGCTCGCCACGCTCTTCTTCTCGTCGATGAGCCGCTGGGCGCGCTCGCGCGTCTTGGCCGAGGGGTAGCGCTGCTCGAGCTCCAGGATGCGCTTGCGCGCGCGCGGCACCTCCTGGCGCACCAAATCCGTGAGCTTCGTGTCCGCGAGCTTCTTGAGCTCCGCGGGAGTGAGCTTCTTCACCCCGTCGGTGATGGGATCGTAGAACGCCATGTGCGTGCGGCCTCCCCTCGAGTCGTGAATGGTTGAGAGCTAGTAACCCCGCTCCGCGAGGTACAGGTCCACGAGCGCGCCCTCTTCGTACCAGGCATGGCGCATCTCGGAGTGGAACCAGCGCGAGTCCGGCTTGGCCGTGCGCACCTCGAGCTTGATCTGATTGGGCGCCGTGTCGATGACGGCCGCGCGCGCCTTGCAGGCCCCGCCCGGCTCCTCGCCGTACATGCCTTCCAGGCACACGTCGTCGCCCACGGACAGCCGGCGGGTGTACTCGGTGCCCAGGTAGCGGGCCTCGTCACAGGCGGCGCGGGCCGTGCGGCCCGTGTGTCCGGCGCACCGCTCGCGCAAGGGCGCGCGCACGATGGGGATGGCCCCCACGAACACGTCCTCGTCATTGGGGTTGGGCCGGAAGGCCTCCCGGCCGGTGCCACAGCCCGCCCACACCCAGAGCAGGGCACCACATGCCCACGTCCGCTTCATCACGTCCCTCGCCTCGGGGACGCTCCAGGCGCCCCCCGCTCCCTCGCGGGAGCCAGAATGGGCGCCGAGCATCGCAAGCCCGGAGGGGGGCGTAAAGCCGAGCCACGCCCGGCCCTCCGCGCTCAGGCGATGCGCCGGGCCGGGCCCGGGATCTCCTCTTGGATGCCGGGCACGACGCGGTTGGCCGCGTCCACGAACACCACCGTGGGCTTCCAGCCGCGCGCCTCGTTCTCCTCCACCTCCGCGAAGGTGGCGATGATGACCAGGTCGCCCGGCTTGTTCAGGTGCGCCGCCGCGCCGTTGATGCAGATGACGCCGCTGCCCGCCTCGCCCTCCAGCGCGTAGGTCTCCAGGCGGGTGCCCTGCGTCACGTTCCACACCGCCACCTTCTCGAAGGGCAGGATGTCGGCGGCGTGCAGCAGGTCGCGGTCGATGGTGACCGAGCCTTCGTAATCCAGGTCGGCCTGGGTCACGGTCGCGCGGTGGATCTTGGACTTGAAGAGGATTCGGCGCATGGGGATGTCGGGGGTTCCCGGAAGATTGCCGCGCAACCGTAACGGGGGACGCGCCAGCGGACAACGGACAATGGATGGCCCGCCCGCCTGCTCGCGCCCCCCTCGGGCTCCCTCAACGCAGGAAATTCAGGACTTGAGAGATATCCAGCGGCACGCGCTCGGACCCGGACACCAGCTGGCCGTCCATCTTCACCTGGGCGCTGCTGCCCGAGCGCAGGGCGTTGGCCGCGGACAGGGCGCTGGCGAAGTTGATGGTGAGCGGCAGCTTGAGCTCGCGCGAGGCGCCGGGCTCGAGCATGCCGAGGTTGCCGGTGGAGAGGTTGCCCACGTTGGCGCCGGCGATCTTCATGGCGCCGGTGATGCCCGCCACCGGCAGGGCGAAGCTGTTGCGGTTCTTCACCACCAGGGGGAACTCCACCGTGGCGCCCTGCAGGGACATGGTGGTGATGCGCGGGGCGTTGAACTGCACCTGGGGCACCTTGGGGATCTCGAAGGTGCCCTCGTGCTGCAGGGGGAAGCTGAGCACGCCCAGGGGCGTCTTCACGCCGATGGAGCCCTGGGCCCGGTAGCGCGCGGCGTCCTTGTTGAGGAAGGTGGACACCACGGGGACCAGGTCCGCGAAGCGCACGTTGGCGGGGAAGACGAGGTCCGACTTGCCCTTGGCGGCGATGCTGAGCCCGGTGGGCGGGGTGCCGGCCACCACCTGCTTGTCCTCGACGAAGAAGGCGTAGTTCACCGAGGCCAGGCTCAGGCCGAGGGGGTTGGGGTTGTCGAGCTGGTAGACGAGGTCCACCGTGGCGTCGGACAGCGAGGCCTGGGACAGGCGCGCCGTCTTGAAGGTGAAGCGCGGCTTCTGGAAGGCCTTCTTGAAGAGGTTCTGCAGGGCGGCGCAGCCGGTGAGCATCAGCAGACAGGCCGTGGCGACGAGGAGGCGGGAGCGGGGAGTCTTCATGGGCATGGGCGGCGTGCGATTCAACGGCGAAAGGAACGGGCCGTCACCCGAGCAGTGCGCGGGCCGGAGGGGGATGGTAAGTCTTGAGCATCGTGAAACCGTACGAATTCCGGTGGTGGCCCGCGCTGCTGTGGGTCCTGTTGTGGCTGCCCGCGTGCAAGCGGGGCGCGGAGGCCGAGCCGGTGCGCACGCTCGCGCTCACACCGTGCCGGCTGGAGGGGGTGGGCCGCCAGGCCCTGTGCGGCACCCTGGAGGTGTGGGAGGACCGCGTGGCGAAGCAGGGGCGCAAGGTGCCCCTGAAGGTCGTCGTGGTGCCGGCGCTCGCCTCGTCGCCGCGGCCGGATCCCCTGGTGCTGCTGGCGGGAGGCCCCGGCCAGGGCGCCGCGAAGCTGGCCCGGCATGTCATGCCCCTGCTCGAGCGCATCCAGCGCCAGCGCGACCTCGTCTTCGTGGACCAGCGGGGCACGGGTGACTCGGGGCCGCTCAAGTGCGAGCCCGTGCCGCCCGACGCGCCGCTCACCGCCCAGTTCGACGACACCTTCCCGGAGCAGGCCTTCCGCGAGTGCCTGAAGGGCTATGACGCGGACGTGCGGCTGTACACCACGCCCATCGCCATGGATGACCTGGACGAGGTGCGACAGGCCCTCGGCTACCAGACGCTCAACCTCTGGGGCGTGTCCTACGGCACGCGCGCCGCGCTCGTGTACATGCGCCAGCACCCGGAGCACGTGCGCTCGGTCATCCTCGACGGCGTGGCGCCCATGTCCCTCCTGCTGCCGCTCTACGTCGCGCGCGACAGCCAGCGCTCGTTGGACCTGCTCTTCGCGAGCTGCGAGGAGGACGCGGTGTGCACGAAGCGCTACCCGAACCTGCGGGGCCGCTTCCAGGAGCTGCTCGCGCGGCTTTCGCGCGAGCCCTTGAAGACGCGGGTGGACCACCCCCTGTCCGGCGCGCCCGAGGACGTGACGCTCACCCACGCGGGCGTCACCGCGGCGCTGCGCGGCCTGCTCTACTCGCCCGAGGCGGCGGCGATGCTGCCGCTCATCATCGACCGGGCCACCCAGGGGGACTGGCGGCCCTTCGTCGCCATCCACGCCAACATGAGCGGGGGCTACGACAGCAACCTCGCCCAGGGCCTGTTCCTGTCCGTGGTGTGCACCGAGGACGCGCCGCTCATCTCCGACGCGGCCATCACCCGCGAGTCCAAGGACACGTGGATGGGCGAGCGCGCCCTGCGCGACATGCTCCGGCCGTGCGACTTCTGGCCCCGGGGCCGCGTGCCCGAGGGCTACCGCGACCCGGTGACGTCCGACGTGCCCGTGCTCCTGCTCTCCGGGGAGCTGGATCCGGTGACGCCGCCCGCGTGGGCCGAGGACGCCCAGAAGACGCTCCCGCACAGCCTGCACGTGGTGCTGCCCGGCGTGGGCCATGGCACCAGCTCCATTGGCTGCGCGCGGGCCTTGATGGCGGACGTCCTCCAGCGCGGGAGCGTGGACGGCCTCGAGGCCAAGTGCGGCCAGGGGCTCGTGCGGCCCCCCTTCTTCACCTCCTTCGCGGGACCGGTGCCATGATCGACGTGAAGCACCTGCACAAGCGCTTTGGCCAGGTGACGGCCGTGGAGGACGTGACGTTCCGCGCCGAGGACGGCGTGGTGACGGGGC includes:
- a CDS encoding alpha/beta hydrolase: MKPYEFRWWPALLWVLLWLPACKRGAEAEPVRTLALTPCRLEGVGRQALCGTLEVWEDRVAKQGRKVPLKVVVVPALASSPRPDPLVLLAGGPGQGAAKLARHVMPLLERIQRQRDLVFVDQRGTGDSGPLKCEPVPPDAPLTAQFDDTFPEQAFRECLKGYDADVRLYTTPIAMDDLDEVRQALGYQTLNLWGVSYGTRAALVYMRQHPEHVRSVILDGVAPMSLLLPLYVARDSQRSLDLLFASCEEDAVCTKRYPNLRGRFQELLARLSREPLKTRVDHPLSGAPEDVTLTHAGVTAALRGLLYSPEAAAMLPLIIDRATQGDWRPFVAIHANMSGGYDSNLAQGLFLSVVCTEDAPLISDAAITRESKDTWMGERALRDMLRPCDFWPRGRVPEGYRDPVTSDVPVLLLSGELDPVTPPAWAEDAQKTLPHSLHVVLPGVGHGTSSIGCARALMADVLQRGSVDGLEAKCGQGLVRPPFFTSFAGPVP